One stretch of Fictibacillus sp. b24 DNA includes these proteins:
- a CDS encoding UvrB/UvrC motif-containing protein, with protein sequence MNCEECHEREASLHFTKIINGEKTEFHICEHCAKEKGEFMPGSNSFSIHQLLSGLLHGDGHVPNTPSSNFIPPSLSCEKCGMSYYQFAKIGRFGCENCYKAFDSKLNPIFKRVHGGNTLHAGKIPLRAGSSIQEKKQLQQLKQALQQYILNEEFEKAAETRDIIREIEHRLEQGRDS encoded by the coding sequence ATGAATTGTGAAGAGTGCCATGAACGTGAAGCTTCATTGCATTTTACCAAAATCATAAATGGAGAGAAAACGGAATTTCACATTTGTGAACATTGTGCCAAAGAAAAAGGAGAATTCATGCCGGGGTCGAATTCATTTTCCATTCACCAATTGCTTTCTGGTCTTTTACACGGTGATGGACATGTCCCAAACACCCCATCATCCAACTTCATTCCGCCCTCGTTAAGCTGTGAAAAATGCGGGATGAGTTATTATCAGTTTGCTAAAATTGGCCGTTTTGGATGTGAAAACTGCTATAAGGCGTTTGATTCCAAACTGAATCCGATCTTTAAGAGGGTTCATGGCGGTAATACCTTACATGCAGGAAAGATTCCTCTGCGGGCAGGGAGCAGCATTCAAGAAAAAAAACAGCTTCAGCAATTAAAGCAAGCTTTGCAGCAGTATATATTAAATGAGGAATTTGAAAAAGCTGCTGAAACAAGAGATATCATCAGAGAAATCGAACACCGCTTGGAACAGGGGAGGGATTCGTAA
- a CDS encoding CtsR family transcriptional regulator yields the protein MRNISDVIENYLKQILSSSNDPAIEIKRTDIAERFQCVPSQINYVINTRFTIEKGFVVESKRGGGGYIRIMKVRTESSAHLIDHLTTLIGERISQGNAENVIKRLMEETIVSEREARLMLSVMDRSILKLNLPHRDELRAELLKAMIKTLKYRTT from the coding sequence ATGAGGAATATTTCAGATGTAATTGAAAATTACTTAAAGCAAATTCTCTCAAGCTCGAATGATCCGGCCATCGAAATTAAAAGGACGGATATTGCCGAAAGGTTTCAATGCGTGCCTTCTCAAATAAACTATGTGATAAATACGAGATTTACGATTGAAAAAGGATTTGTAGTGGAAAGTAAAAGAGGTGGAGGCGGCTATATTCGGATCATGAAGGTCCGTACCGAAAGCTCTGCTCATCTAATTGATCACTTAACCACCTTAATTGGTGAAAGGATATCGCAAGGCAACGCAGAAAATGTAATAAAGAGACTTATGGAAGAGACGATTGTTTCCGAACGGGAAGCGAGGCTGATGCTGAGCGTTATGGATCGTTCTATATTAAAGCTTAATCTTCCGCATCGAGATGAATTACGTGCAGAACTTTTAAAAGCTATGATAAAAACGTTAAAATACCGAACCACATAG